CCGGCGTCTGTTCCAACAGCACCTTCCCACTTTTCAACAATTGGGCCAGGTAGGACTTGGGTGCGGCCGGAATCCGCCTTTGCAGAATTTCCAGACTGGTGAGGCCGTTTTCCTCAAGATTAATCAACAGTATTTTCATGCCGCCATCATATCCCGGCGCTCGTCAGCAGGCAAGCTGAAGAGTGCTTGCAGAGCCCGTAAATTTCTTTACATGAATGAGGGTGCTTGCTAACATGACCCGCCTTGTCATGCGGGTTCAGATGGAATAATCGGGATGCAGATCAAGCGAATCGAAATTGTCGGTTTCAAGTCCTTTGTGGATCGGGTGGCACTCGATTTCAGCGAAGGGATTTCCGCTGTGGTCGGTCCAAACGGTTGCGGGAAAAGCAACATCGTCGATGCGATTCGTTGGGCCATGGGGGAACAGAGCGCCAAGAATCTCCGCGGACTGGCTATGGAGGACGTCATATTCGGCGGCAGCGAGAGCCGCAAACCGATGGGCATGGCAGAGGTTTCGATGGTGTTCTCCAACGAGAGGGGACTTGGACCCGCCACTGTCCGCGACTATCCGGAAATCATGATCACCCGGCGGCTCTACCGCAGCGGCGAGAGCGAATACCTGCTCAACAAGACGCCCTGCCGCCTGCTCGACATCACCGAACTGTTCATGGATACCGGGATCGGCGCCCGCGCCTATTCGATCATAGAGCAGGGCAAGATCGGCATGATCCTCACCGCCAAGCCCGACGACCGCCGATTCCTGATCGAGGAGGCGGCGGGTATCAGCAAGTTTAAATCGCGCAAGAAAGCGGCCTTGCGCAAGATCGAAGCCACCCGGCAGAATCTGCTGCGCCTCAGGGATATTATCGGCGAGGTTCGGCGTCAGCTGAACGCATTGAACCGCCAGGCCCGCAAGGCTGAGCGGTATCGCGAATGCCGGGAGGAGTACAGGGAGATCGAGATCCGCTTCGCTCTACAGCGGCTCCAGATCATACAGCGGGATTTCGCCGCCGAGGAAAAGGCCGCGGGGGAGCAGGAGAGACAGCGGGAAGGGCAGGAATCCCGGGTTCAGAGCCAGGAACTGCACCTGGCAGAAGAGCGGCTGACCCAGACAGCCGCCGAGAAGGACCTGCAGCAGGGGCAGGAAAGGGTCTTCCATCTCACCGGGGAATTGCAGAAAATCGAGACCCGGATCGAGTTCGATGATAAGGAGCGGGCCAATCTTGAACGGCAGAAAGAGCAGCTGACGGCCGAGTCGGAGGAGTTGCATCGGCAGCTGGAAGAGTCGGCGCGGGAGGAACGGGAGCTGCTCGAGGGCGAAAGCATCCTGGCGGCCGAACTGGAGCGTGAAACCAGGCGGCTGGCCGAGGAGGAAGCAGCGTTCGGCGAGCTGGGAGGATTGGAGGAGAGTCTGCTCGCCGCGCTGGAAAAAGCCCGCCACGAACTTTTTGCCATCGCCGGAGAACTGTCCAGGCTGAGCAGCCGTCGCGAAGACATCCGGCGGCGCGTCGAAATTCTGGATGAAATGCTGAGCCGCAAACGCCAGGAATCGATTCTCCTCCAGGAAAAACAGCAGGACTGCCGGTTGCAGCTTGCCGAAAAGGAAGATTTTCTGAAAGCCTGCCGGCAAAGGCGGGACTCCCTCCTGCTGGAGCTGGAAACCGCCCGGGAGGCAATCCTTCTTCTGCGTCGGCAGTTGGAATCCAACGAAACCCTGCTCCTCGAGCGGCAGGAAGCGTTGAGCCGCAGCCGGTCCCGACTGGAAAGCCTGGAGACGCTCGAACGGAATCTCGAGGGTTATGCCGACGGGGTCCGCACCCTGCTGGCCGATTCCGTCTGGCGCGAGCGCTGTACCGGCATGGTTGCCGATATCCTGGATGTTCCTGCCTGCCACGAGCAGGCGGTGGAGATGGTCCTTGGAGAGCGTTTGCAGGCCTTGCTGGTCAAGGGGCCCGAAGACGCCCTGGCAGCGCTGGATCTGCTGCGCCGCAAAGGGGGGCGCGGCGCTTTTTTGCTGCCGTCTGTCCCTGTCGGGACTCCTCCCGCTCTGAGCGGTGCAACTCCCCTGGTCGACCTGATTTTTCCCCGATCGGGGAGTGAAGAATTGGTGGCCGCCCTGTTTCAGGGCATTTTCCTGGTCGAGGATCTCAAGCCTTTTATCGGCAAGGTTCCTTTCGGTGTAACTCTGGTCAAT
The genomic region above belongs to Syntrophotaleaceae bacterium and contains:
- the smc gene encoding chromosome segregation protein SMC; the encoded protein is MQIKRIEIVGFKSFVDRVALDFSEGISAVVGPNGCGKSNIVDAIRWAMGEQSAKNLRGLAMEDVIFGGSESRKPMGMAEVSMVFSNERGLGPATVRDYPEIMITRRLYRSGESEYLLNKTPCRLLDITELFMDTGIGARAYSIIEQGKIGMILTAKPDDRRFLIEEAAGISKFKSRKKAALRKIEATRQNLLRLRDIIGEVRRQLNALNRQARKAERYRECREEYREIEIRFALQRLQIIQRDFAAEEKAAGEQERQREGQESRVQSQELHLAEERLTQTAAEKDLQQGQERVFHLTGELQKIETRIEFDDKERANLERQKEQLTAESEELHRQLEESAREERELLEGESILAAELERETRRLAEEEAAFGELGGLEESLLAALEKARHELFAIAGELSRLSSRREDIRRRVEILDEMLSRKRQESILLQEKQQDCRLQLAEKEDFLKACRQRRDSLLLELETAREAILLLRRQLESNETLLLERQEALSRSRSRLESLETLERNLEGYADGVRTLLADSVWRERCTGMVADILDVPACHEQAVEMVLGERLQALLVKGPEDALAALDLLRRKGGRGAFLLPSVPVGTPPALSGATPLVDLIFPRSGSEELVAALFQGIFLVEDLKPFIGKVPFGVTLVNPQGEMLCHRGVLHGGAAIGEGEGQLHKRREMKELAAAAESLEKATEDLRRQRQQLKQTFGEAEETLAALGSALHAEELRAADGEKDLLRLQEEAVRLQERNEVLAFEEEQLLEERDRLLRENEQADARGSDLEELRQEQERAVTDLQQELEERRRMTESVRERVTALKVALAGLKEREEGGRRNLQRLQRFRNESRERLQRLEERRQEAETRQRQLAEAGGKARIELEVLFNRREEEKSRIEGLRERFDEKTGQMEVLEEGLRVLRRDLVAVQESLTKRQVRFRELQLELDHLRQTVLDRYRIDLLQLEPDERPFDEETAERRLSELKEQLDDMGEVNLTAIDEYRELEERWQFLNHQEQDLQTSMEGLQTAIAKINRTTRKRFRETFLEVNARFQEVFPRLFQGGKAELTLTDEQDLLETGIEIVVQPPGKKLQNVGLLSGGEKALTAVALIFAIFLIKPSPFCLLDEVDAPLDDANINRFNDMIREMSDRSQFIIVTHNKRTMSIADTLYGVTMEEPGVSKLVSVRMSEI